The genomic region AGCGACCATGACTCGGGGGTATCCACCCCCAGGCTTACACGGGAATCTTCATGTCCAGCCGTTCCCGCCGCCGGGTTGAACGGTGCCGCAATCGCTTGTGCTGCACCTGCGCCAATCGGCAATGTAGTCCCGCCCAGAGAGTACGTGTAATTACGCACGGAATCCGGTGTGGTCCAATCAGCATCACCCTTCAACTTGTGCGAAATCTTGGAGCGATAGGACAATCCCAGGCGCGTAGTTGGATCGATCTCGAACAATACGCCAAAGTTATAGCCGAAGCCCCAATCGTCCCCCTTGACCGCAATGTAGCCATCGTATTCAGGGTTGGCGAATGCAGCGGAAGCTTTTGCTAGCATATCGCTCTGCACGCTTGCTGCCGCAACACGACCAGCTTGCTGAGCCTGTGCAGCACTACCACCTGCCGCAATAACTTGCTGTGCCGCCCCAGTCGCTGCCTGCGATGCTGCTGCCGGCATCGTCCGGACCAATGCGCCGGCAATCACGCCACCATAGTTCACCTTACGGCCCAACTTACCCTTCGCATACTGCATGGTCAGGCCGCCACCAACTGATACCATCGGGTTGATGCGATAAGCAAACGACGGGTTAAAAGCAAATGTTTTCACTTCTGTTTCAACCACGTTGTAACGGCCAACCCAGTTCTCGTTGTAAGTGGTCTTGGACCCAAATGGAACAAAGGCACCCAGACCCACACTCATCTGATCATTGATTTTGTGACCAAAGTAAAAGTGGGGTACCGCAGTGCGTTCTGCAAATTTCCCACCTTCATTGGACCCGGTGGATTTAGCTTGCCCAAAAACAGTTGGCACAGCCGCAGCCAATGCGGGCGATGAAATGGTCGAACCTTCATCCTTGTAGGAGACGGTCGGGTTCACCACATTCAAGACCGCAGATACACTGGTACCGTTCAGCTTGGACAAGCCGGCCGGGTTATGGAAAATGGTTGAGGCATCAGCCGCTTCTGCACTGTTTGCATTGGCAACCCCTTGGCCCGCAGCACTTTGGGTTCCGAAGTGGTAGCCAGAAGCCAGTACAACTTGCGCACCGACCATGCCGATAGCCATCAGGGAAAAGCGGATTACGTTACGTTTCATAAATGTCTCCTTCATACTAGTTCTCGCGCATTTTTCGTTCGAGGGCAGGCAAGCATACATCAATTCATGCGCCATCATTAGAGCAAACCCTCAATTTTTTAGATGCTCAATCGCACCTCGCGAGACCCCCTCAGCCATAAGACATTGTTATCGATGAAACAAAACGTGGCTCAATCCAAATCAAATACAGCCCGCATCCAGCCTTGATTTACCCTACCAACTGCGGCAATTCACGTGCATTGCCAGAGACATCGACAGCCACATAGGTCAGCATGGCCTCCGTCACCTTGACCACATTCACCAAATCTGGGTGCCTTTGAGCAAATACTTCAACTTTGACCGTAATGGATGTCTTGCCAACACGTAAGCGTTCAACATAGAAGCTGACCAAGTCGCCCACATGCACAGGCTGATGAAACTGAAAAGCATTGACCGCCACAGTTGTCACCGCCCCTTGCGCACAACGTTGCGCTTCGATCGAGCCGGCAATATCCACCTGCATCATCATCCAGCCACCGAAGATTGCCCCTTGGGCATTCGCATCTGCCGGCATTGGCATGATGCGCATGATCGGCTGAGCATCCGGCAGGCAAGTATGAATATCTTGCTGATCCGTCATTGTGTTCTCCTGTCACCGCATAGGTATTGATAAGCGATGCACGTCCCTGCGGTTAGACCGGCTGGCGTTCGAATAATTGCGTATCGTGCTGCGTCAGTTGCATATCGAAGTCATCCACCATGATCACCTGACGCTTGAGCCAGCGAGCCCGCTTGACTGCATCAAACTCAGCCTGGGAGATCACGCCATTGTCGAGCGCCTCTTGTAGTCGCAATGTAGTTGCGACTTCCTTCAACGTGCCTTCACGTTGCGCTTTGCGCAGTCTGTTCTCGATGGCATCTGTCTCAATCGTGGCTTGTAATGCTGGGGCCAGTACTCCAATCGGATCACGCTCATCTTTAGAGATGTAGATACCTTGAGTCAGACGATTACGTGTGCCTCCTGGCTGCATCATCAAACCCGCCACCTTCGTTCCCAATTTGTCACAAGGTGGTTTGAATTGCATACCCAGCGGGAAAATGACCTGGCGCAGCACCCAGGCCAGCGGACGATTAGGTAGGTTGGCTAGAAAGCCATCAATCGCCTGCTGTACATCATAGAGCGCGGACTCCACCGCCCATTGCAACAGTGGCATATCCTCAAGTGTATTGCCTTCATCGGCATAACGCTTCAAAGCTGCGGTTGCTAGATACAACCCGGACAACATATCCCCCAATCGAGCCGACAACTTTTCGCGGAACTTCAATGTACCGCCCAGCGAGAACATGGCCATATCAGACAGCAAAGCAAATGCACTTGAGAAACGGGTGACATCACGATAGTAACGCGCATGCGGACCAGTAACGGGGCTGCCAACAATTCTGGCGCCTGTCATGCCCAACACCAGCGAGCGAATCAGGTTGCTACCGACAAATCCCAGATGTCCGACGAATGCGTCGTCAAAATCAACCGCATCATTTGCCATCGCAGCACGCATTTCCCGCAATACATAAGGATGGCAACGGATTGCACCCTGACCATAGATGATCATGCTGCGAGTCAAGATGTTCGCGCCCTCGACAGTGATGGCGATTGGAATGGCCTGATAGCCACGTGCCAAATAGTTGCGGGGGCCAACCACGACCGCCTTGCCCCCATGCACATCCATCGCGTCATTCAGTGTTTTGCGCATGCGCTCGGTGTTGTGGTATTTGAGTACAGCAGATAGTACGGACGGCTTCTCGCCAGTATCCAACCCCACCAATGCCAGACGCTGTGCCGCATCCATTTGATAGGTGTAACCGCCGATACGGGCCATGGCTTCATCCACGCCCTCAAACTTACCAATTGCCAAGCCAAATTGATCGCGAATACGGGCATAAGCGCCGGTCACATAAGATGCCAGCTGACCAGATGCCACAGACATGGCCGGCAACGAGATGCAACGGCCAACCGACAGGCACTCAACCAGCATCCGCCAGCCTTGACCTGCGTATTCACGACCACCAATGATCCACTCAAGTGGTATGAATACATCTTTACCCCAGGTTGGGCCATTCATGAACACCGCACCACCTGGCCAATGACGACGGCCAATGCTCACACCTTCATGCTCAGTTGGAACCAAGGCACACGTGATACCCACATCGTCTTTGTCTCCCAGCAGATGATCTGGGTCGTACAGCTTGAACGCCAAACCAAGAATGGTGGCAATAGGTGCCAACGTAATCCAACGTTTTTCCCAGCTGACACGAATGCCCAATACATTCTCATGGTACTGGCCGGTGCGGGGATCGGTGTAATCACCTTTGCAGACGATGCCATAATCTGGAATACCACCTGCATCTGATCCGGCATAGGGGCTTGTCAAAGCAAAGCACGGGATCTCGATCCCTTTTGCCAAGCGCGGCAAATAGTAGTTCTTTTGCGCTTCGGTACCATAGTGTTGCAACAACTCGCCAGGGCCCAGGGAGTTTGGCACCATGACTGAGACAGCTGCCGAGCCACCGCGGCTGGCGATCTTTGTCACCACTCTGGCATGACCATAATTGGAGAACTCCAATCCGCCATACTGCTTTTTGACGATCATGCCAAGAAAGCCATTGTCTTTGATGAACTGCCACATTTCCGGCGGCAGATCCTTCAATTCATGAGTAATCTTCCAGTCATCAATCATCCCGCAGAGTTGTTCGGTCGGGCCATCGATAAAGGCCTGCTCTTCTGCCGATAACTTTGGAGCGGGAAAAGTGTGCAGCTTCTGAAAATCCGGCTTGCCAGAGAACAGATCGCGATCCCACCATACCGTACCGGCATTGATCGCCTCTTGCTCAGTCTGCGACATAGCTGGCGTAATTTTCTTGAACAGGGCGAAGATCGGCCCGGTCAGCACGGCACGACGTAAAGACTTGACATTCAAAAGTACCGCCAGCGAAGAAGCCAAGGCAATCCACAACCAGCCGCAAGTCAACGCAAACGAAACGTAAGCTGCACCTGCCAACAAAGCAGCAGACCAGACAATCAACGGCGCACGCAGGTAACCCAATACCAGCACAACGATGACAGGAATCAATATATATAAGAGCAACATGGCACATCTTCCTACTTAAAATACTGGGCTATTGCGGGTTTTGTTGATTTTGCATACCTTCAACGTGCCGAATACCTGGGGCGGTCAGCCCAGCCACAACATAGGGCACCAGGTAATTCACCACCTGTTGTGGATCTCGGGAACCAGGCACGTGACTCTTCATGAACAACTTCACCACGTCGTTGCCAGCAAAGGCATAAAAGACGGTGCCCAACGCGAAATGCAGGCGCCACAACACTTCTTCGGTATTCAAATGCGGCAAGGCTCGCTTCAAGGCTGCACTGTAAGCCTCCAGCACTGCGTGATAGTGACGGGGCAACATCTCGCGCAATGCCTGGTGCGGTTCGGAAAACACGCGTGACATCAATCGAATGAACATCAGGCCACCGCGCGCGGGATCTTTTGCCATTCGAAGTGCTGGCTGCAAGAAAGCTGACACGATCCCCTGCACATCCAGCCCACCATCACCAGCATGCGTTTGAGCGTATTCCAGCTCCTGAAGACATTCCTGGTTATAAGGCGCCAACCGACGCGATATCACGCCTTGAAACAGAACTTCTTTCGAGCCAAAGTGATAATTGACCGCAGCAAGGTTCACTTCTGCCCGCTGTGTGATCATTCTGAGCGAGGTCGCCTCAAAACCATGCTCGACGAACAACACTTCGGCAGCATCCAAAATACGCGTAGCTGTGTCTCTATTGGTATCGGTGAGTGACATCTCAGGTGGCGTGATAAATATTGATCAAACGATTGTTTGAAACATACGTTTGCGCCAACACTTTGTCAACCGGAATCTGCACCAACATTGCTTAGTCGCCATACCCTTCAATGCTCAATTCAGCCAGAATGCAACTTCTTTTCACAATGGCCGGTAATGTTCAGCAAGCCCGGCCGACAACTGCTATGCTGGTATCGACATAACGTGATATTCAATCCCATCATGGCCGACACCACCAATGCGGAGTACATCACGCCGGACCAGTTATGTGCTGGGTTATACATTCACCTTGATTTGGGGTGGATGGATCACCCATTTCCACTGGGTAGTTTCAAGATCAAGAATGACGAACAAATTGAAACGATTCGTTCACTTGGACTGAATCGCATCCGCTTTGATCCCCGCAAAAGCGACACGAAGCCACTACCCCGTCAAGCACAGCCAACCACACCGCCACCCCCACCCGTACCCGCACAGGACAGCCCTGCTATCCAGGCAAAAAAAGCACGCTTGGAGAAACTGAATCAGCAACGAACTGCTATCGCAGAATGCGAGAAAAAATTTCACGGTGCTGCCACCGCCATCAAGAACATCACCCGCAACCTGTTCGCCCGTCCTGAAGAAGCGCTGCGAGAAGCCACCAAGCTGGTCGAAGGCATGGTGGATTCACTGCTATTGGATAAAGAAATTGCAATTCACTTGATGAGTGACAAAGTGGCCGGTGAAGAGGTGTACTTCCATTCACTGAACGTAGCAGTACTTGCCATGATGCTTGCAAAGGAGATTGGACTCCCAGCCGAGGACATTCGTGAATTGGGAATGGGGGCGATGTTCCACGACATCGGCAAAGTGGAAATCCCGGACAGAATATTGCTGAAAACCGAGCAATTGACCCATGCCGAACAGGAGTTACTACAACAGCACCCGATTTTTGGCCTGAAGATCGGAGCCAAGGTAGGTTTAAGCAAACGCGCAGCCGAGGTCGTACTACAACACCATGAATTTATTGACGGCACAGGCTACCCGTCACATCTTGCTGGCGATCAAATTGCACCTTTGGCAAAACTGCTATCCATTGTCAACATGTATGACAATCTCTGCAATTGCCCCAATCCGGCCAACTCATTGACACCGCATGAGGCCCTTTCTCAGCTGTTTGCGCTGCATCGCAACCACTTCGACGTCACCATGCTGAAGACATTCATCCGCTGCTTAGGCGTCTATCCACCGGGCTCCATCGTCAAACTGTCGAACGATGTGATAGGCATGATCCTGTCTGTCAATTCATCCAATCCACTTAAGCCCTGCGTAGTCGTATTCGACCCGAATGTCCCCAAAACAGAGGCCATTATTGTTGATCTGGCCCAGGAAGATGACCTGTCGATTGTCGCCAGCATTCGACCGGGCCAGCTTCCACGACAAATCCATGACTACCTGAGCCCACGCAAGCGGGTCAATTATTACTTTGATGGTGCTTCCAGCGCCTCCAAAAAGACGTGAGCAAGTTGTGGAAGCGACGCAAGCCTCACTGCAGGCCGCATTACTCGACTGCACAACCGATCTGTTAATTGCTGTTGATATCGCTTCGCAACAGGTTCTACATGCGAATCAAACAGCACTTCACAGGCTTGGTTACACAGCACAGCAGGTCTGCTTGCTATCCATTACAGATATTGAAGCGTCGCTCCAGGATGTTTTCTACTGGGATGCTGTCAGCGCTGGCTGCATTCAACCCGTATACCATGCCGAAGGGCAATTTCGTTGCGCCGATGGTCGCCTGATTGATGTTGATAAGCGTATCGCACCGGCTCAGGGAATTCAAAACGTCTTACTAATCTCAGCCAGGGATACATCCGCCCGTCAGCATATCGATCAGGAACTCGAGAAATCGACATCGATGTTGCGCGCTACGCTGGAAGCCACTGCCGATGGCATTTTGGTTACCGACATCACGGGCCGAATCGTCAATATCAATCATCGATTTGCCGATATGTGGCAACTTGATGACGATCTATTGGCCCGCCAGGATGATGGTGAGATTCTGGAGGCAATGACAGCACAGGTTTGCGATCCGGACAGTTATCTTGCAAGGCTGGTCGATATCACAGAAGACCCACACGGAGAAAGCGGTGACCTGATTGAGTTCATCGATGGACGGGTCTTTGAACGACACTCCATGCCACAGGCAATTCGCGACCATGTTGTTGGGAGAGTATTCAGTTTTGCCGACATTACCCATAGGGTACGTGCAGAATCCGCACTTCGCGAAGCACGTGATGAAGCTGAGCAAGCCAACCGCAGCAAAGCCGAGTTTCTATCACAAATGAGTCATGAACTCCGCACCCCACTGAATGCGATTATCGGATTCTCCCAAATACTTGCTGATGAGGTGAATGCCGACCAACAGACTACCTTACAGTACATCACCAAAGCTGGCTGGCATCTGCTCGACCTGATCAACGAGATTCTCGATTTCGCCAAGCTGGAAGCTGGCAAACTTTCGATTTCGCCTGAGACTGTCAATCTGCACGAGTTGATTGATGATTGCCTGACCTTAATCCAGCCAATTGCAAATCAATATGGCGTCAGCACCCTGTCTTCGCTGCCAAGCCCCAGATCCCCTGCACTGGTACGTGCTGATCGCACCCGCCTCAAACAAATGGTATTGAATTTGCTGTCAAATGGCTGTAAATACAATCGCCCACATGGCAAGGTCTTGGTCGAAATCCAAGCATCGGAAAAACAGACACGCATCTCTGTACGCGATACAGGTATCGGCATCAGCGAAACCGATCAGACGCGGCTTTTCCAAGCCTTTACACGTGTTGGTAACCGACAAAGCAAAATCGAAGGTACAGGCATTGGCTTGGCATTCACACGCCGCCTGGCGCAATTAATGGAGGGCGATGTTGGCATGCACTCTCAGGAAGGCAGCGGCAGCACCTTTTGGATCGATCTGCCAACCGCCTCAACAGCAATACCCGCACCATCCATGGTAGTGCCAGAACGAGCTTCCAGCCATCTGCGACAGCAATATTGCGTTCTATGTATTGAGGATGACCCAGCCAATCTACTCCTGCTGAAAGGAATTTTGGGCAAATACCGACCAGAACTGCACCTAGTGACAGCACAAACAGGCAGCGAAGGCCACGCCCAAGCATTGGAACACCAACCTCATCTACTGATTTCAGACATGAACCTACCGGACATGACTGGCAAAGACGCATTGACCATCATCAGATCAACCGACCGATTTTCCAATCTACCTGCCATTGCTTTGTCGGCCAATGCCCTGCCTGAAGATATACATGCCGGATTGGCAGCGGGCTTTAACTTATACCTGACAAAACCAATCAATTTTACCGATTTGATTGCCGCGGTTGATGCCATGCTGACAATAGCCGGCAACTCGACCGAGTAGCCGTGTCAATACCCGACACGCAACCAATCAATTACCCCGAAAACACGAAAAAAGCTGGCAAAGCCAGCTTTTGGGCGCAATACGGCAAGTGGCTTAAGCGAGCGTGACACGCGCAAATTTCCGCTTACCGACTTGAAGTACAACTGTGGTACCACGAGACAGTACCAAAGACTTGTCCACCACCTTTTCTCCATCGGCCTTCACGCCACCTTGCTCAATCATTCTTATCGCCTCGCCTGATGAGGTGACCAACCCAGCCTGTTTAAGCACATGCAGAATACCCATGCCATCGCCCTCAATCGTCAAGGTCAGCTCCGGCATATCCTCCGGTAGCGCACCGCGCTGGAAACGAGCCTCAAACTCCGCCAGCGCGGCCTCTGCAGCAGCCTGACTATGGAAACGCGCAACCAATTCCTGCGCTAACATCACCTTGACATCCCGCGGATTTCGCCCCGTGGCAACTTCTTGCTTCAACGCGGCAATCTCCATCAGCGGACGAAAACTCAACAGATCATACCAACGCCACATCAACTCATCTGAAACGGACATGACCTTACCGAAGATTTCGCTGGCCGGCTCATTGATTCCCACATAGTTACCCAACGACTTGGACATCTTGTTGACGCCATCCAGCCCCTCCAACAATGGCATCATCAATACCACCTGTGGAGACTGGCCATTTTGCTTCTGCAGTTCACGCCCCATCAACAGATTAAATTTCTGATCCGTTCCACCCAGCTCCACATCAGATTTCAACGCCACGGAATCATAACCTTGCATTAAAGGGTACAAAAACTCATGGATTGCGATCGGCTGATTTCCTTTGAAACGCCTGTCAAAGTCATCTCGCTCAAGCATGCGCGCCACAGTATGACTGGCCGCCAACTTGAGCATTCCAGCGGCACCCAGCTGTTCCATCCATTCAGAATTGAACCGGACTTCCGTCATCTCCGGCTTCAATATCTTGAATACCTGCTCGGCATAAGTTTTTGCATTGTCTGCAATCTGCTCCCTTGTCAGGGGTGGCCGAGTAGTGTTCTTACCACTGGGATCACCGATCATGCCCGTAAAATCACCAATCAGGAAAATAACTTGATGCCCAAGCTCCTGAAACTGGCGCATCTTATTGAGCAACACGGTGTGGCCCAAATGTAGATCCGGCGCAGTCGGATCAAAACCCGCCTTGATGCGAAGCGGCCGACCACTTTTAAGCTTTTCCAGCAGTTCCGCTTCAATCAGCAGCTCTTCGCAGCCACGCTTGATTTCATTGAGCGCTTGTTGACTATCCTGGGACATGGGGGAACTCTTTCTTCATCGTGAACTCTCAGGCACTCGTTGTGTTGTTGGTAGTTGCAACAACCATTAATCACGCATACGAAAGGTGTTTTCTGGCAATCACCACGACCTAAGTCATTGCCTGAATAACTATTTTACTTTGCATGCCAGCGCGTTTTGGGGTACCCTCACGCCTGTTTCAAGGGATTGAATGCAACGAATGTCGTTTCAAAAACCGCTAAATTTAACACAAAATTCCACGCAGAAGCCAAAGCACCACAAGTTGCGTTGGCTGATCGGACTCTCCAGCTTACCGCTGTTTGCCACCATCGGCGCATTTGCAATCGCCCCAATGAGTGAAATGGAGCCGATTGAAACCGCCATGGTCAGCGAGTCACTCAGACTCGCCCTGCCGGAAGACAACGCGCGATTGAATCAAGACAGCAGTTACTGGCGTGAAGAACGCGTTCGGTCTGGCGATACACTCCCCAGCATGCTGAACCGCATGCAGGTAAACGATAAAGAAGCCGAGGCTTTCTTACGCGGCGATGATAGCGCCAAACCCTTCTTCAAGCTGCGCGCTGGCCGCAATCTAAGCTCGCACAGCACAAGCGAAGGCAGACTACTTGAATTGCGCTATGTCGATACAGACGGCAACATTCTGTCGCTGACCCGCGACGGCGAGAGCTTCCGAGTCAATAATCACACGCCATCATATTCTACGATGACCGTGATGAAATCCGGCGTCATCTCCAGTTCACTATTTGCGGCTACTGACAAGGCGAACCTGCCGGATGCAGTTGCGGCCCAGCTGGTGGATATCTTTGGCGCCAACATCGATTTCCATAAAGACCTGCAGAAAGGCGACCGCTTCACAGTGGTGTATGACATGTTCACGCTGAATGGCGAACAGGTCAAACCTGGGAAGATTCTGGCAGCCGAATTCACCAATGCAGGCAAAACCTACCGAATGGTCTACTTCATTGATCGTGAAGGCAAGGAAGGCTACTACTCTGCTGACGGGAAAAATCTAAAAAAGGCGTTTTTACGCTCCCCGCTTGAGTTCTCCCGCATCAGCTCTGGTTTTACCGTTGCACGCTTCCACCCAGTCTTGCAAAAATGGCGTGCACATAAAGGCGTGGACTACGCAGCGCCAAGTGGCACCAAAGTAAAGGCCACCGCAGATGCAGTTGTTGAAGTCGCAGGCAAAATGGGTGGCTATGGCAACGTAATCATTCTTAAGCACAATGGCAAATTTAGTACTGTTTATGGACATCTGAGCGGCTTTGCACCCAATGTGCGCAAAGGAGCCAAAGTTAGTCAGGGTGAAGTCATTGGCTTTGTTGGACAGACCGGCTGGGCAACAGGACCACATCTTCACTACGAATTCCGCGTAGATGGCGAACCCAAAGATCCGCTAACTAACGTAGTTCCCATTGGCAATCAGCTTGCTACAGCCGACATGAATACATTCCGAAAAATAGCTGCAGAACGAAGCCATATGCTAGATCTATTACACGGTACCAACCTGGCCAGACTGGAGTAAGTCAATCCCAGCATTGAGTCAAATGCAATTGCCAGAAACATGGTGCTCACATCAAGCCCTCGGCCAACCGAGGGCTTGATGTTTTCCAAGTCGGGCAATTTGACTATCACATGCAGTCATAACCAATTCTCAGCGATTTATCGCATTCACTCCCTTCCCAAATAGAAATGGCTTTGATTCACGGATGGCAGATAGCTATAATGACTCCTTATGCAACCATGTTGCAATAACACCATTAAACCCATGAATTATCTTTTCCGTTTTACCACCGTGTTTGGAATCGCAATACTACTTTTCACCGCGTCCGCTACAGCGGTAACTTTCGTTTTTGTCAGCATTCCGCCACAGAAACAGTTAGTAGAGCGCGTTGGCGGTGTACGTGTCCAGGTCGATACCCTAGTCGCAGGTAATCGTGATCCACATACATTCGAACCGACACCCAGCCAACTCTCCAAACTGAGTCAAGCTCAGTTGTATCTGTATGTTGGAATGCCCTTCGAGCGAAGTTTACTAACTCGTATACAAAGCACGAACGCACGACTAAAGATGATTGATCACAAGGCTGGCATTATCTTACGCAAACAAGATGCCATGCTGGAACTTGAACATCATACAACACACGCCCACCACCCAGGCAGTCTTGATCCTCATGTTTGGACAACACCGAGCCAGATGAAACACATGGCTGCCACCGCACGAGATGCCCTGACCACAATCGACCCAGCAGGCAAGGCAGATTTTGATCATAATTTCAAAGCGCTTGCTCAAGAACTTGACATACTCGATGCCAACATCCGCCAAACATTACAGCAAGCAAAAGTCTCACGTTTCATGGTATTTCATCCATCTTGGGGCTACTTCGCCGACCAATACGGACTAACCCAAATCGCCATTGAATATGAAGGCAA from Chitinivorax sp. B harbors:
- a CDS encoding peptidoglycan DD-metalloendopeptidase family protein, translating into MRWLIGLSSLPLFATIGAFAIAPMSEMEPIETAMVSESLRLALPEDNARLNQDSSYWREERVRSGDTLPSMLNRMQVNDKEAEAFLRGDDSAKPFFKLRAGRNLSSHSTSEGRLLELRYVDTDGNILSLTRDGESFRVNNHTPSYSTMTVMKSGVISSSLFAATDKANLPDAVAAQLVDIFGANIDFHKDLQKGDRFTVVYDMFTLNGEQVKPGKILAAEFTNAGKTYRMVYFIDREGKEGYYSADGKNLKKAFLRSPLEFSRISSGFTVARFHPVLQKWRAHKGVDYAAPSGTKVKATADAVVEVAGKMGGYGNVIILKHNGKFSTVYGHLSGFAPNVRKGAKVSQGEVIGFVGQTGWATGPHLHYEFRVDGEPKDPLTNVVPIGNQLATADMNTFRKIAAERSHMLDLLHGTNLARLE
- a CDS encoding zinc ABC transporter substrate-binding protein; this encodes MQPCCNNTIKPMNYLFRFTTVFGIAILLFTASATAVTFVFVSIPPQKQLVERVGGVRVQVDTLVAGNRDPHTFEPTPSQLSKLSQAQLYLYVGMPFERSLLTRIQSTNARLKMIDHKAGIILRKQDAMLELEHHTTHAHHPGSLDPHVWTTPSQMKHMAATARDALTTIDPAGKADFDHNFKALAQELDILDANIRQTLQQAKVSRFMVFHPSWGYFADQYGLTQIAIEYEGKEPGAKTVTRIINLAKQQQIKTIFVQPQFSRRAAENVAQSVGARILVMDDLAPDMIGNLKLIATSLANNP